One Helianthus annuus cultivar XRQ/B chromosome 7, HanXRQr2.0-SUNRISE, whole genome shotgun sequence genomic region harbors:
- the LOC110924974 gene encoding blue copper protein gives MATNKWGVIFVAATIAALATSVSAKLFTVGDEKGWTLNFDYQAWAKDKVFVVGDQLVFKYATGKHNVFRVNGTVFQQCIIPPTNEALTSGYDVITLATPGRKWYMCGVGKHCEYGLKLFINVLPQSYPSPPPPPPPSVYPAPSGKVFVVGDDKGWTLNFDYQAWAMGKKFYVGDKLVFRYPKGIHNVFRVDGTSFQQCIIPAAYEALTSGYDVITLQTPGRKWYICGVGKHCQMGLKLFINVLPYPTYVPPPYHGTRKLAPPS, from the exons ATGGCTACTAACAAGTGGGGCGTCATCTTTGTCGCAGCAACAATAGCAGCTTTAGCTACTTCAGTTTCGGCCAAGTTGTTTACTGTTGGTGACGAGAAAGGATGGACACTCAACTTCGATTATCAAGCTTGGGCCAAAGACAAGGTATTCGTTGTTGGAGATCAACTCG TTTTCAAATACGCTACTGGAAAACACAATGTCTTCAGAGTCAACGGAACTGTTTTCCAACAGTGCATCATTCCTCCTACAAATGAAGCTCTTACTAGTGGATATGACGTGATAACACTAGCAACTCCAGGAAGAAAATGGTACATGTGTGGAGTTGGCAAGCACTGTGAGTATGGTTTGAAGCTTTTCATCAACGTGCTTCCACAATCATATCCTTCACCTCCCCCTCCACCTCCTCCATCGGTTTATCCAGCTCCTTCAGGCAAAGTGTTTGTGGTTGGAGATGATAAAGGCTGGACCCTGAACTTTGATTACCAAGCTTGGGCCATGGGAAAGAAATTCTATGTCGGAGATAAGCTTG TTTTCAGGTACCCAAAGGGAATACATAATGTATTTAGAGTAGATGGAACTTCATTCCAGCAATGTATCATTCCTGCTGCTTATGAAGCCCTCACCAGTGGATACGACGTGATCACTTTACAAACCCCGGGGAGGAAATGGTACATTTGTGGTGTGGGAAAACACTGCCAGATGGGGTTGAAGCTTTTTATCAATGTACTTCCCTATCCAACATATGTACCGCCTCCATACCATGGAACAAGAAAACTCGCACCACCTAGTTAA